A window of Paremcibacter congregatus contains these coding sequences:
- a CDS encoding threonine ammonia-lyase, with product MTQSPVSVTFQDVQKAALAIDGAIAKTPLNKSITLSKLTGAEIYIKFENLQFTASFKERGALNKLMNLTEVQKKNGVIAASAGNHAQGVAYHGSRLGIPTTIVMPVNTPFVKVRQTEEHGATVVMHGERFDDTAEYALQLAEERNLTLVHPFNDEDVIAGQGTLGIEMLEACPDLDVILVPVGGGGLISGIAIAAKHINPDIEVIGVQAERFPSLHRAINNNEYIAQGSTLAEGIAVKTIGEKTGAICKELVDDILLVTEDELEKALCMLLTIEKTVPEGAGAAPLAAVNTYPERFKGKKVGMVLSGGNIDPRLLASLLMRGLVREGRITRLRIVLMDVPGALAQISRIIGDLGGNIIDVSHHRLFTELPAKETYSNVTLETRDSENLQDILNGLRAAGFTVHVNRASDL from the coding sequence ATGACACAGTCCCCAGTTTCGGTAACTTTCCAGGATGTTCAAAAAGCAGCACTGGCGATTGATGGCGCCATTGCCAAGACGCCATTGAACAAATCAATTACCTTGTCAAAGCTCACCGGAGCCGAAATTTACATTAAATTCGAAAACCTGCAATTCACCGCCTCGTTCAAAGAACGCGGGGCCCTGAATAAACTTATGAATCTTACTGAAGTGCAGAAAAAGAATGGCGTTATCGCGGCTTCTGCGGGCAATCATGCCCAGGGCGTCGCCTATCATGGTAGCCGCCTGGGCATTCCGACCACCATTGTCATGCCCGTCAACACACCTTTTGTTAAAGTGCGACAGACAGAAGAACATGGCGCCACGGTAGTCATGCACGGTGAGCGTTTCGATGATACCGCCGAATACGCCTTGCAACTTGCCGAAGAACGCAACCTGACTCTGGTCCATCCTTTTAATGATGAAGATGTCATCGCCGGTCAGGGTACTCTGGGCATCGAAATGCTCGAAGCCTGTCCTGATCTCGACGTTATACTGGTTCCTGTCGGCGGCGGCGGCTTGATTTCAGGCATCGCAATAGCTGCTAAGCATATCAACCCTGACATAGAGGTCATTGGCGTACAGGCGGAGCGCTTCCCTTCCCTGCACAGAGCCATCAATAATAACGAATATATCGCCCAGGGCTCTACCCTGGCCGAGGGCATTGCCGTCAAAACCATTGGCGAGAAAACCGGCGCCATCTGTAAAGAACTTGTCGACGATATTCTTCTGGTGACAGAAGATGAGTTGGAAAAGGCGCTTTGCATGCTGTTAACCATTGAAAAAACCGTGCCGGAAGGGGCTGGCGCAGCTCCCCTGGCCGCTGTTAATACCTACCCGGAACGTTTCAAAGGTAAAAAAGTCGGCATGGTTCTGAGTGGTGGCAACATTGATCCACGCCTGCTCGCCTCCCTGTTGATGCGTGGCCTGGTGCGAGAAGGCCGCATTACCCGCCTGCGTATTGTTCTGATGGATGTACCGGGGGCTCTGGCGCAAATATCACGGATAATCGGCGACCTGGGCGGTAACATCATTGATGTCTCTCATCACCGCCTGTTCACGGAACTACCGGCGAAAGAAACCTATTCCAATGTTACTCTGGAAACCCGGGACAGCGAGAATCTGCAGGATATTTTAAATGGATTACGGGCTGCCGGCTTTACGGTACATGTAAACCGTGCATCCGACCTGTAA
- the motA gene encoding flagellar motor stator protein MotA, translated as MLIIVGILFTMGMVFGGYVIAGGKMAPILKALPIEGMIIGGAGIGSYLVSNNSSVAKKGMKGLGHAFKGSKWKAEDYKDLLCLMFLLTKLIKSKGVIALEPHIEEPHDSKIFNNFPKVSADHHVTDFICDYLRMTTMNFDDPHQVEDVLLKDLEKHHHEESEGAHALSVLGESFPALGIVAAVLGIVKTMGSIDQPVEVLGAMIGGALVGTFLGILISYTVASPVAVKLQQVVDEEGHFFNVIKDIIVSHLHGNAPQISVEIGRKSVPSEMQPSFYELDEAVNELPNDLLT; from the coding sequence ATGCTTATAATTGTTGGTATACTTTTTACAATGGGAATGGTGTTTGGCGGCTATGTCATCGCCGGCGGGAAAATGGCGCCTATCCTTAAAGCGCTGCCTATTGAAGGTATGATCATTGGCGGGGCGGGTATTGGGTCTTATCTGGTAAGTAACAATAGCAGCGTTGCAAAAAAGGGGATGAAGGGGCTCGGCCATGCTTTCAAAGGGTCGAAATGGAAAGCAGAAGATTATAAAGACTTGTTGTGCCTGATGTTTCTTTTGACGAAACTGATAAAGTCCAAAGGTGTTATCGCCCTGGAACCACACATTGAAGAGCCGCATGACAGCAAGATTTTCAACAATTTCCCGAAAGTTAGCGCGGATCACCATGTGACCGACTTCATTTGTGATTATTTACGGATGACGACAATGAATTTCGACGATCCTCACCAGGTCGAAGATGTGTTGTTGAAAGATCTGGAAAAACATCATCATGAAGAAAGTGAAGGCGCCCATGCCTTGAGCGTTTTAGGGGAATCCTTTCCGGCGCTCGGTATTGTTGCTGCGGTTCTGGGGATTGTGAAGACAATGGGCAGTATTGATCAGCCCGTTGAGGTTCTTGGTGCCATGATCGGGGGAGCCCTTGTGGGAACCTTTCTCGGTATTCTGATTTCTTACACGGTCGCGAGCCCTGTTGCGGTGAAATTACAACAGGTCGTTGACGAAGAAGGTCATTTCTTCAATGTGATCAAGGATATCATCGTGTCGCATCTGCATGGCAATGCGCCACAAATTTCGGTCGAGATTGGCCGGAAAAGCGTCCCAAGCGAGATGCAGCCAAGTTTCTATGAACTTGATGAAGCAGTAAATGAGCTGCCCAATGACCTGCTGACTTAA
- the hemB gene encoding porphobilinogen synthase, giving the protein MNTPSLPGKYPYSRPRRNRKSGWSRRLVRENELTVNDLIWPVFVQEGQAQSTEIGSMPGVSRLSIDLLLPEIEKAAALGIPAVALFPQTPQNLKTEDGQEAFNPDNLICRTVRAIKDTVPDIGVICDVALDPYTSHGQDGILVDGYVANDLTLETLQQQALVQAEAGCDILAPSDMMDGRVAAIREVLEEEQFVNVQIMAYAAKYASAFYGPFRDAVGSSANIKSGGKHSYQMDPGNTDEALREVMMDIEEGADMLIVKPGMPYLDIIQRVTSETSFPTFAYQVSGEYAMLHAAAQNGWLDLDQVMMESLLAFKRAGASGILTYFAPTVAQLLADR; this is encoded by the coding sequence ATGAACACCCCCTCCCTTCCCGGAAAATATCCTTATTCCCGTCCCCGCAGAAACCGGAAAAGTGGCTGGTCACGCCGCTTGGTGCGGGAAAATGAACTGACCGTCAATGACCTGATCTGGCCGGTTTTTGTCCAGGAAGGTCAAGCTCAATCAACGGAAATCGGGTCAATGCCGGGCGTATCGCGTCTGTCCATTGATCTCCTGTTGCCGGAAATCGAAAAAGCCGCCGCTCTTGGCATTCCCGCAGTCGCCCTTTTCCCCCAGACCCCGCAAAACCTGAAAACAGAAGATGGGCAGGAAGCCTTTAACCCGGACAATCTGATCTGCCGCACCGTGCGCGCCATTAAGGATACCGTACCGGATATCGGCGTAATTTGTGATGTAGCGCTTGACCCCTATACCAGCCATGGACAGGACGGGATATTGGTCGACGGTTATGTCGCCAACGACCTTACCCTCGAAACATTACAACAACAGGCTCTGGTTCAGGCTGAAGCCGGATGTGATATTCTCGCCCCGTCAGACATGATGGATGGCCGCGTCGCCGCCATTCGTGAGGTTCTGGAAGAAGAGCAATTTGTCAATGTTCAGATCATGGCATACGCGGCGAAATATGCATCGGCGTTTTATGGACCGTTCCGTGATGCTGTGGGCTCCAGCGCCAATATAAAATCGGGCGGCAAGCACAGTTATCAGATGGACCCCGGCAATACAGATGAGGCCCTGCGCGAAGTCATGATGGATATAGAGGAAGGCGCCGATATGCTGATCGTCAAGCCCGGCATGCCATATCTCGACATCATACAGCGTGTAACGTCCGAAACCAGCTTCCCGACCTTCGCCTATCAAGTGAGTGGGGAATATGCCATGCTACACGCGGCGGCTCAAAACGGCTGGCTGGATCTGGATCAGGTGATGATGGAAAGTCTGCTCGCGTTTAAACGCGCTGGCGCCTCTGGTATCTTGACGTATTTCGCCCCCACAGTTGCCCAACTTTTGGCAGATCGTTAA
- a CDS encoding lipid II:glycine glycyltransferase FemX, with amino-acid sequence MTELIIDWNHMTQKEWDRHLSQAEHCSFQQAWAYGTIFNRNKVNVNRFVVYDGLDPIGMGQVVTRRFFGFLKVALLLRAPLWLRPVSADIKKEVLEKIRLHFPLKSFNLFAFSPDETESHQSYKDMGFRRVITGYSTVLLDINRTEEDLWQKLYGKTRTSIRKAEKSHMDIQYGDHHHYHIDWLLKHEKKQQKDKKYQGLPTKLVKSYGRNSAAGAGVFTAFALDEGMREPLAGALFLRHGRCATYHIGWNGPEGRNRNALHFLLWKTILKLKSEGVVMIDLGGINTEDGADIARFKLGFGGTPISLIGTYM; translated from the coding sequence ATGACAGAGTTAATCATCGACTGGAACCACATGACCCAAAAGGAATGGGATCGGCATTTAAGCCAGGCTGAACACTGTTCCTTTCAACAGGCGTGGGCCTATGGCACCATTTTTAACCGGAATAAAGTCAATGTGAACCGCTTTGTGGTATATGACGGACTTGACCCCATCGGCATGGGGCAGGTCGTGACTCGCCGTTTCTTCGGTTTTCTGAAGGTCGCATTGCTTTTAAGAGCTCCTTTGTGGTTGAGACCTGTTTCCGCTGATATCAAAAAGGAGGTTCTGGAAAAAATACGGCTACATTTTCCTCTAAAATCATTCAACCTCTTTGCTTTCAGCCCGGATGAAACAGAAAGTCATCAAAGTTATAAAGACATGGGGTTTCGTCGTGTTATTACAGGATATTCGACGGTTTTGTTGGATATCAACCGGACTGAAGAGGATCTGTGGCAGAAACTGTATGGCAAAACCCGGACAAGCATCCGCAAGGCGGAAAAAAGCCATATGGACATACAATATGGCGATCATCACCATTACCATATCGACTGGTTGCTGAAACATGAAAAGAAACAGCAAAAAGATAAAAAATATCAGGGTCTGCCGACAAAACTGGTTAAGAGTTACGGGCGGAACAGCGCTGCTGGGGCCGGGGTCTTTACAGCCTTTGCCTTGGATGAAGGGATGCGGGAACCGCTTGCAGGAGCCTTGTTTCTACGGCATGGGCGGTGTGCCACGTATCATATTGGCTGGAACGGACCGGAAGGACGTAACCGCAATGCGCTTCATTTCCTGCTCTGGAAAACAATTCTGAAATTAAAGTCGGAAGGTGTTGTCATGATAGATTTGGGCGGCATCAATACTGAGGATGGCGCAGATATCGCCCGTTTCAAGCTTGGCTTCGGTGGAACGCCAATCAGTTTGATCGGGACATATATGTAA